TTACTAGGACCTCAATTGTTTAATTAATTAAAAGATCATTTTTCAGTGACactaatatttcatttaaaattattacCTGGAAAATAAACTGATCTTTTTAACAGAAAATCGAATGTTCTGACTATTGACCTCGATCATTTTGTTATTCGGTAAatattgcaatatatatatagaaaatatgaTTACTTGGGTTAAAGATCGTGCATattcattgatgtttttttttctctcttcataCTTCACACCGATGGGTGTCAGGATTGTCCAAAAGAATAAATACCAGATTGCAGAGTAATGCACGAACAAAAGGGGAAGTCTATAACTCAAACGTTTGACTTTATTAATCCGGAACTAATAGAACAGGGTCTGAAAGGGGTCCCtaaattttgaattgatttattcatgttatttgcaaatatttttctctacttttttaaaacaattttgtctattattatctcttatctatcatgtctataattttttttgttttgtctatttATCTCTGCTTTTCATTAGTTGGTGTGGTATTGAACAATTATTATCTTTTTTCTCTACCTCCTTTAGACCCTCATGGGAATATACTTCTAAATTCCTGACGTGGCACAATCATTTTCCAAAGATAACGGTAATGTTTAAACCTTATTTTACAGCAACCCAAACAGATATAAAAGGTTAATGTGACAAGAAACTTAGCTGACAAAATaatgcaaacaaacaaacaaacaaacaaacaaacaaacaaacaaacaaatacatctAACGTTTCaaagaccccaacatttgtatttcGTAGTTGAAAGATATATAAGTTGATAAAGACACACAAAATACGTAGTTGATAgtgaagtacatgtatatatatctgtatatatagtaataaaattgagattggaaatggggaatgtgccaaagagacaacaacccgaccatagaaaaaaacaacagcagaaggttaccaacaggtcttcaatgtagcgagaaattcccgcacccggaggcgtccttcagctataaacaaatatatactagttcagtgatgatgaacgccatactaatttccaaattatacacaagaaactaaaattaaaataaaacaagactaacaaaggccagaggctcctgacttgggacaggcgcaaaaatgcggcggggttaaacatgtttgtgagatctcaaccctccccctatacctctagccaatgtagaaaagtaaacgcataacaatacgcacattaaaattcagtccaagagatgtccgagtctgatgtcagaagatgcaaccaaagaaaataaacaaaatgacaataatacataaataacaacagactactagcagttaactgacatgccagctaaaCCTTTTCTCTTGCGTCTGCATCGTAGTAAAACACCTGATGGCTGCTTGCTTAAATACCGAGTCATATCAAGAGTCATATACTATCAAAGAAAACACAATAGCACGGAGACAAAAAGAGGGAAAActgtaaatttataattaaatgaaaaaaacacacaacTTCAGCATTTAAATTCTATAAATCAGGACCATCTTGAATTTTTTGTTGAGAAGACACTATATTTTCATCAATAAGGTCTTTGTATCTTcttatttgtttaagtaaaagGACAAAGCGCAGTGCTAAAAAATCTAGCACATCTTTTACTCAAATTGGCATATCGGCGACGGTTATAATATAGTATTAAtgtatggactttttcatattggcgCTGTAACATGCCCGAGGTGTTAATAATGGCCAAGGATGGTTGTAATGGCcctgaggcaacgccgagggccattacaactgtccgaggccattattaatatcaagggcatgttacagggccaatatgaaaaagtccatatattgatacttttattaaccaactataaAGGCATCTTCATTCAAGAACAGTCTTCGAGTCTCGGATCCAAAATATTATACAGCTATCCACAAACTACAACAGGACCAATACAGAAAAGCccgtttcataacatttttattgaattgttttaattcTTCGATTAAATAAAGAGTAGGAAACTTACCGTGAAGAAGATACAGGAAATTTTTTTCATAGCTGAACTTCTACTTGTCTTTTCGCATTCAATTTCGCATGGAATTTTGGTCAACATTGTGACTGTCAGATGTAATTTCTGATTTCTCATCCAAGTACTTAattttatgctattaaaattcatttcatctAGCAAATAAAAAGTAGCTGGGAAGAATAAATCAGACAGTTTAACTATTCTTTAGTCTGCAATCTGAGGATTGAACAACCATGACAACGGAAATGAAACAGTGATAATAATCGAAAGTCGTACTCGAAAAAGGCTGTGAAATATTTCCGTTTCAAGTCGTTACAAAACAATATGAATGAACAtcatttaaacttgtttttatgatattaagttttaaaaaaaataaaaaaatgtcacacttatttaaagaaataaacgaCATTTTGATTTAATCGATGTCCCGTTTCATCTGTTCATAATGCATGACTGTGATTTCGTAATGCACGGGTGTGATTTCGTAATGCATGACTGATATTTCGTAATGCATGACTGAGATTTCGTAATGACTGGCTGTAGCAATTTTTCCGTTCATAATGACCAGATGTTGAAATTTTCCCTTTATAAAGCATGggcatttctatacatattgtaGTAAGTTGGTTAATAATTACATGTTATACACACTTGCCTTACTTTACTCTatattattaaccaactaagtacattattgccaaacaTGACTGGTTATtagaaataacatattttctgtaatggccctgtttttctgtaatggtcctgttttttttctgtaatggccctgtttttctgtaatggccctgttttttctgtaatggccctgttttttttctgtaatggccctgtattaatgcccagcttgtctgtattaagcccagttagggtttttaataaagttaataaaattaagctgtaaagagtataataagtttttgtattttatttaatttagtaaccagcagcaaacattaaagaaccatataaagggatcactgttcatcctgtttttcaacacatatattctttcaacttaatatcttggatatttggtatatttaaagctcgatcatggtgaagtacaaattattttttttttcaaactaaactgtcattaaaagagtaagagagtacatcaagttggcagcaacacatacacttttttcagttggttaataaatgtattaagaaatgggtgtttttataatggcgcTGTTATATGTCCTTGGTCACTAATAATGGCCTCGAATGTCTGTAATGGACCTCGGCGATGCCGCGGGCCAtaacagacttcctcgaccattattacagaccttggacatataacaggaccattataaaaacacccattcattaatactataataataatacattaatCCAAAAGCAAGTATATATACAGCTTATAGGATATACATTCATAAAGTGTATGAGTTCCCAAACTTTTGGACTTGGTTAAGATTGAATTGGTGCATTGTTAAGCTTACATGCAGATGTGATCTGTATATCACAAAACCCCATGaagattttttaataaaacatttttcatcCTGGCGGAACAGTTTGAACGAAAATTTAAAGtagatagataattttattaaccaatcatggtgcccaaaatttgagctatacaatcaaatgaattacaaaataaagcacagaaaatgattagaatgattaaagtacatttaaacaaaaaaccacatgaatacacatttacactaattaacctgatataaaccaagttattgacaaaagtatgtacatgtaaatgtacacGCCTGTGAGAGTCTGTGAATATGAGTAAATGTGGTATCCCGTACCTatctatgaaaaaaaacaacaatatatgaCTCCTcatcttttaaatattaaaattgtaatTTGCTTTTTACgcatatatataacaatttggTTCTTTTCTCTAGCACAATGGACAAGTTGAAAGAAAAGTTTACTACCAATCAATGGGATGATAATTACGTACAACTGACCAGCTCTCTCTCACTGCTAGAAAATATTGTAGACGATAGCAATCAGCATGAACAATCGTCAAACTCCGTCACAGCAACAGAGTCACAAGTGCTGTGCTCGAATTGCAAATGCACCATTTCTGAAAACGATACTGATGaaacaaaagctgtacatgaCGTCACAGTCCAATCTTCCAAACAACCAAGTCCAGATTCCGGAGTGAGCAGTAGTAGTGATAAACCAGTTAGTCCCGATTCTACGTCAAGAATAAGTTCAGAACGAACTTCCGGATTGGTCATTATAGGTAGTTCTCTACACAAACCTTCATTGAAGTCCTCAAGGTCAGATTCATCTTCTGATGATGAAGGGGCTAACTCGAACCCGCCTGGAAAAGTAAGAAGTATtcgaaaatatttcaaaaacagtcGACAACATCCACCAAACCCAGACGCACTTCCGCCGTGTAGAGTGTGTGGAGAGAAGGCGTCCGGTTTGCACTATGGAGTAAACACATGTGAACCTTGCAAGGTATACTTTGTCTGAAAATGCATTATCTTTGCTTTCTATGAATGTCATGACTATAAATTTTGGGTATTTTAGTTCCAATTTTCTTGCATTTTTTCGTCTTTAGTAGATCAATGATGCATTATGAGAATGTTATGAATATACAAGATGTCACTTTTCAGGCTTCAGCAATGAGAAACCCTCCctctcccccccaaaaaaataaaataaaataaataaatgtgaatGTTACTTTATTTGGCATCTGAATTTACCCGAGAGTAAACAACTGAAGGAGAACTAATTAATATATTGTCACAGCTATCACGGTACTCCCGATTCTATGTTCTATTGAACTGACGCTATTTTAAACATGCAGTAGATGTTCGGCATGATCTTTGGACAGTTTATGTAAATTACAAATGGGCATGCTAAGGTATAGTCTATTAAAGTTGTTAACTCGAGTAAAAGAAAAGTGTTGAAtagatcatttataaatttaagtACTCAAGAATATTATGCATAATATTTTAACGTGTTTTCAGGGTTTTTTCCGCCGAAGTATAGTGAAAGTGGTCCAAAATAAAGAGGAATATAGATGTATGCGTGAAACCGGAAATTGTAAACTGGGAACAGGAAAACGTACCATGTGTTCTTACTGTAGATACAAGAAATGTTTAGATGTTGGAATGTCTCATGATGGTTAGTAATTTGCATGTTTTGATTGGATGAAACTTGCTGTCAATTCCATGGTTGATAGTTAATAAAAACTTGTCAAGGTTGGTCGATTATATCACAGTCAATCTTCGGaagtatttatttcaaattggaATTTGAATCTCAACATATTGTTTTACTTGAATACGAATAgtctttctttatttaaaaaataaccaGCGTTAATTATGAGATTTAATGGTTGCAAAAATCCGATTAATTGTAACCTTTTTTTGAGAAATGTTAATAAAGATTAATTTATATCTGTTGAGATATTTGAATGACACTTACATGTATTGGCTGTAGATTGAAGGACCTGGAAAATGTTGTGAAATCTGTCTTTTAGGCGACGACCATTTGACATTTTGATGAGTGGGTAGAgggaatttcagaaaaaaacaattatgacaaaAAATTGCCACTggtaaaataataaaactttcaaagataaaaataaatttttcttaACAAAAACGAATAATAAATCCTCGCGGAAAACAATCCTTGTTGTAGGCCGTatagtgacctacagttgtttatgtctgtgtcatttggtctctggtgtagAGTAAAtgcattggaaatcataccacatcttcttatttttatataaagtattaacaaatgtaacaatttttattatttcaacagCCATAAAAATTGGTCGGTACTCGTACAACAAGCGAACTAGTGATTATATAGAAGTAAAGAAATTGAAGGAACAAGATAGACTTGCAAAACAAGAAACCCCAAAagtaaaaagaaagacaaaaccaATACCTCAACCAGAAAAAGTCAAGAAGTCGGACATTCCAATTTACAATACTGTTGCCGATATTCTTGTAGAGGAGCTAATCAAAGTTCAAGAGGAGATAATCCCCGATTTTCGACAAGGTTTTTTACCCGGTGGTCTAAAGGAAAAACATCAGATAATATACGTATgtatcatatatagatataagaagatgtggtatatgagaGCCAATGATCTCTGATCCAAGTCAGAGTTTGTAAAAATTAACCCATGTAGGGCAAATTCGTCAAAGTCATACGATATAATGTCTGTACGTAGTAATCAGCTTGttagttcgtccgtccgttctcCGTACGTCATTTCGTCACAAATCGTTTCCGCTCTCTTACATTAAAACCACTTGAGTCCAGTGATGAAACTTGGTATAATTATTCGCTGCTAACAGCAAGTGTGCGGCTTAAGACTAGTacaacactacagggagataactcttaaaaaatcagctaaacgtttgaataaaattatattgtacatattaggcttctcaatgatcaaaatattaaataaaattgagaacggaaatggggaatgtgtcaaagagacaacaaatcgACCATAGAACAGCTAACAGCagtaggtcaccaacaggtcttcaatgcagcgagaaattcccgcacctggaggcgtccttcagctggcccctaaataaatatatatactagttataTAAAGTCTGTTTCAAAAAATATCCAATAGTGTGTGTGGTTAAAGATTTTggaaatttctatatttttgacAAATGGTTAAGGTAATTTTTTTGTACACATttgatgaaaattaaacaagccaaattaatttaggTAAAGGTGTTTGGTACAAGTTTAAAAAGGGATAACAATAATATACATTGTACGTTGATGGTCATTGTAAAACAAATAGATGAGCTCAAAAACTATGCATTTACGTAGGATAACCGGAATAGCACCAAGTTCAATTATTTATATACAGACACGTATTTG
Above is a window of Mytilus galloprovincialis chromosome 7, xbMytGall1.hap1.1, whole genome shotgun sequence DNA encoding:
- the LOC143083723 gene encoding nuclear receptor ROR-beta-like isoform X1 produces the protein MDKLKEKFTTNQWDDNYVQLTSSLSLLENIVDDSNQHEQSSNSVTATESQVLCSNCKCTISENDTDETKAVHDVTVQSSKQPSPDSGVSSSSDKPVSPDSTSRISSERTSGLVIIGSSLHKPSLKSSRSDSSSDDEGANSNPPGKVRSIRKYFKNSRQHPPNPDALPPCRVCGEKASGLHYGVNTCEPCKGFFRRSIVKVVQNKEEYRCMRETGNCKLGTGKRTMCSYCRYKKCLDVGMSHDAIKIGRYSYNKRTSDYIEVKKLKEQDRLAKQETPKVKRKTKPIPQPEKVKKSDIPIYNTVADILVEELIKVQEEIIPDFRQGFLPGGLKEKHQIIYERHKQKQEVFGNMGVLPASVYEEFHKATGIELDDRKDKMSMIAIEMDRSIRGMINFARRLPEFCNLSKHDQATLLKAGYVEYGFLGMFNRINIELGVIAIESPSFAIEYGLHFSEFDSIMGQKECGKLSEFAAILQKCQYTVEEVTLSRAIVLTFTDRVKLDEPERVEQMQWKLVDMLRYFCKKNNKNPDEKLWQIFDKFSTLRSYAEYKKDLLNMKAQWPAVQSHPLILEILKPD
- the LOC143083723 gene encoding uncharacterized protein LOC143083723 isoform X2, whose product is MDKLKEKFTTNQWDDNYVQLTSSLSLLENIVDDSNQHEQSSNSVTATESQVLCSNCKCTISENDTDETKAVHDVTVQSSKQPSPDSGVSSSSDKPVSPDSTSRISSERTSGLVIIGSSLHKPSLKSSRSDSSSDDEGANSNPPGKVRSIRKYFKNSRQHPPNPDALPPCRVCGEKASGLHYGVNTCEPCKGFFRRSIVKVVQNKEEYRCMRETGNCKLGTGKRTMCSYCRYKKCLDVGMSHDAIKIGRYSYNKRTSDYIEVKKLKEQDRLAKQETPKVKRKTKPIPQPEKVKKSDIPIYNTVADILVEELIKVQEEIIPDFRQGFLPGGLKEKHQIIYERHKQKQEVFGNMGVLPASVYEEFHKATGIELDDRKDKMSMIAIEMDRSIRGMINFARRLPEFCNLSKHDQATLLKDRVKLDEPERVEQMQWKLVDMLRYFCKKNNKNPDEKLWQIFDKFSTLRSYAEYKKDLLNMKAQWPAVQSHPLILEILKPD